A single Tenacibaculum sp. Bg11-29 DNA region contains:
- a CDS encoding outer membrane protein assembly factor, with the protein MKKKFAFLVLTTCFSFYMFSQENIILDLKIKGIKKTKTSLIKKIIETKKNTSLDSILLFEDIVRLKRLPAISHAYFQVFHVYENKYNVYINIEENFTLIPEFNIWTTTNKKTAYKVGVSDYNFLGENITFGGFYQNNGFNSYGINFRAPTLFSSRWGLALHHQKWVSEEPLYFDERTANYKYQNISYEALALYQVSFKNNLQFGINYFKEKYDYLTGSTDPSIPVKLDVKKWLLKTVYTYDNLNYYYQYISGFKNQFYGQYVISENEYQEDFLIAWNDFFYYKRVGEKGNWANRLRIGLSSNIKSPFAPFALDNNVNLRGVGILVDRGTGSIVWNTEYRYTLYENNWFVMQGNSFVDAGSWRNPGGSLSDFIKGENIQVYSGIGLRFINKKIFNAVFRIDYGHGLTKNSSKGLVFGIGQYF; encoded by the coding sequence ATGAAAAAGAAATTTGCATTTTTAGTATTAACTACTTGTTTCAGTTTTTATATGTTTTCTCAAGAGAACATAATTCTTGATTTGAAGATAAAAGGAATTAAAAAAACTAAAACATCACTTATTAAAAAAATAATAGAGACTAAAAAAAATACATCTTTAGATTCTATTTTATTATTTGAAGATATTGTTCGTTTAAAGCGATTGCCAGCAATATCTCACGCTTATTTTCAAGTGTTTCATGTTTATGAAAATAAATACAATGTATATATTAATATTGAAGAGAATTTTACGTTAATTCCAGAGTTTAATATTTGGACTACTACAAATAAAAAAACAGCTTATAAGGTAGGGGTTTCGGATTATAACTTTCTAGGAGAGAATATTACTTTTGGAGGTTTTTATCAGAACAACGGGTTTAATTCTTATGGTATAAATTTCAGAGCTCCAACACTGTTCTCTAGTAGGTGGGGGTTAGCTTTACATCATCAAAAATGGGTAAGTGAAGAACCTTTATATTTCGATGAAAGAACAGCAAATTATAAATATCAAAACATTTCTTATGAAGCTCTTGCCTTATATCAAGTGAGTTTTAAAAATAACCTTCAATTTGGAATTAATTATTTTAAAGAAAAATATGATTATTTAACTGGAAGTACAGATCCAAGTATTCCTGTGAAACTAGATGTAAAAAAATGGTTACTTAAAACAGTTTATACTTACGATAATTTAAATTACTATTACCAATATATAAGTGGCTTTAAAAATCAGTTTTATGGCCAATATGTAATTTCTGAAAATGAGTATCAAGAAGATTTTTTAATCGCTTGGAATGATTTTTTTTATTATAAGAGAGTTGGAGAAAAAGGAAATTGGGCTAATAGATTACGTATTGGATTATCATCAAATATAAAAAGTCCTTTTGCTCCTTTCGCACTAGATAATAATGTGAACTTAAGGGGGGTTGGTATTTTAGTGGATAGAGGTACTGGTAGTATTGTTTGGAATACTGAATATAGATATACACTGTATGAGAATAATTGGTTTGTTATGCAAGGAAACTCATTTGTTGATGCGGGTTCTTGGAGAAACCCAGGGGGAAGCCTTAGTGATTTTATTAAAGGTGAAAATATTCAAGTATACTCAGGAATTGGATTACGGTTTATCAATAAAAAAATATTCAATGCCGTATTTAGAATTGATTATGGACATGGTTTAACCAAAAATTCATCTAAAGGATTGGTTTTTGGAATAGGGCAATACTTTTAA